The Impatiens glandulifera chromosome 8, dImpGla2.1, whole genome shotgun sequence genome includes a window with the following:
- the LOC124913152 gene encoding kirola-like: protein MANTNLKKLVNQVEIKSDGDVFHEIFRQRPHHISTMSPSLIQNVDIHDGHDWGTVGSIIYWNFTHDGKGKVAKEIIREIDEEKKLVKYEVLEGDIKEHYKTFFVTVHVDTEGENNLVTWTFEYEKMNVDVEDPTSLMDFCIAVSKDIETHHLMAN, encoded by the exons ATGGCAAATACTAATTTAAAGAAGCTGGTGAATCAAGTGGAGATCAAATCGGACGGTGATGTATTTCATGAAATTTTCAGGCAGAGGCCTCATCACATCTCCACCATGTCTCCTTCATTGATCCAAAACGTTGATATTCACGATGGTCATGATTGGGGAACTGTTGGATCTATCATCTACTGGAATTTCACTCACg ATGGTAAGGGGAAGGTGGCAAAGGAAATAATAAGAGAAATAGACGAGGAGAAGAAATTAGTGAAGTATGAAGTTCTAGAGGGTGATATAAAAGAACATTACAAAACATTTTTCGTCACTGTTCATGTGGACACTGAAGGAGAGAACAATCTTGTTACATGGACATTTGAATATGAGAAAATGAATGTGGATGTAGAGGATCCCACATCCCTCATGGATTTCTGCATTGCTGTGTCGAAAGATATTGAGACTCATCATCTTATGgccaattaa